In one Spirosoma rigui genomic region, the following are encoded:
- a CDS encoding DUF2264 domain-containing protein, whose protein sequence is MNQSMSRLLRIFVFLLLLGSPALAQKKNASAKVKPVNDRIVWLTEMDRMVRPVLSSLAHDSLRIAMPKRVSIRTDNREQRLEVQYVEVLGRVLSGIAPWLQGEGGSTDEVALRNQYRQWVLQGLTHALDSTANDYMRFDIAGQQLVDASFLAYAFVRAPWLWENMSKIDRERLVRVLKSTRQFKPGFSNWLLFSAMTEAFFCKYGYEWDPMRVDYALQQLEQWYVGDGVYMDGPSFAFDYYNSYVIQPYLATITDIIGKKTSAYAGMIARLKKRNERYAIIQERLINADGTFPATGRSIVYRGAAFHHLADMAWRKALPEQLKPAQVRCALTAVLRKTLESPSTYQQGWLTIGLYGSQPDLADSYNNQGSLYLATAIFLPLGLPETDPFWAGAPEKWSAQRIWSGDDFPNDHSVNLH, encoded by the coding sequence ATGAATCAGTCAATGTCCCGCCTGCTGCGAATTTTCGTTTTTTTACTGCTGCTGGGCAGTCCCGCACTCGCCCAGAAAAAAAACGCGTCGGCAAAAGTGAAACCCGTTAACGACCGGATCGTCTGGCTAACCGAAATGGATAGGATGGTCCGGCCGGTCTTGTCCAGCCTGGCCCACGACAGCCTGCGGATTGCCATGCCGAAGCGGGTCTCGATCCGTACCGACAACCGGGAGCAGCGGCTCGAGGTGCAGTACGTAGAGGTGCTGGGCCGGGTGCTCAGCGGCATTGCCCCCTGGTTGCAGGGGGAGGGAGGAAGCACCGACGAGGTGGCCCTGCGCAACCAGTACCGGCAATGGGTGCTTCAGGGATTAACCCACGCGCTCGATTCTACGGCCAACGATTATATGCGGTTCGACATTGCCGGTCAGCAGCTGGTCGACGCATCGTTTCTGGCCTACGCGTTCGTTCGGGCGCCGTGGTTGTGGGAAAACATGTCGAAGATCGACCGGGAGCGGCTGGTCAGGGTGTTGAAAAGTACCCGCCAGTTTAAGCCGGGTTTTTCCAACTGGCTGCTGTTTTCGGCCATGACCGAAGCCTTCTTTTGCAAGTACGGCTACGAGTGGGACCCCATGCGGGTCGATTATGCCCTGCAGCAACTGGAGCAGTGGTACGTGGGCGATGGCGTGTACATGGACGGGCCTTCCTTTGCTTTCGACTACTACAACAGCTACGTGATCCAGCCCTACCTGGCAACCATTACCGACATTATCGGCAAAAAGACCAGTGCCTACGCCGGGATGATCGCCAGGCTCAAAAAGCGGAATGAACGTTACGCCATTATTCAGGAGCGACTCATCAACGCCGACGGTACGTTCCCGGCCACCGGGCGGTCTATCGTGTACCGGGGGGCTGCGTTCCACCACCTGGCCGATATGGCGTGGCGGAAAGCTCTGCCTGAACAACTGAAGCCCGCTCAGGTTCGTTGCGCTCTGACGGCCGTTCTCCGCAAAACGCTGGAAAGCCCGTCGACCTACCAGCAGGGCTGGCTCACGATCGGGCTGTATGGGTCGCAGCCCGACCTGGCCGACTCGTACAACAACCAGGGAAGCCTCTACCTGGCCACTGCTATCTTCCTGCCGCTGGGCCTGCCCGAAACCGATCCCTTCTGGGCGGGTGCACCCGAAAAGTGGAGTGCGCAGCGCATCTGGAGTGGCGACGATTTCCCGAATGACCACAGTGTGAATCTACATTAA